In Flexistipes sp., one DNA window encodes the following:
- a CDS encoding Na/Pi cotransporter family protein codes for MDSVNWVALVYGLVGGLGLFLFGMRMMSEGLQKSAGNSLRKILEKLTTNRFIGTFVGLGITAIIQSSSATTVMVVGFVNAGLMNITQSLSIVLGANIGTTVTAQLIAFKIAKLALPAIGIGVFLRLFTKKKKYNYYGEVLIGFGLLFLGLATMKDGFAPLRSSEEFRNAFILFSSTPILAAAAGAILTMIVQSSSATIGITIALASTGLIDFYGASALVLGENIGTTLTANIAAIGTNSAARRAALGHMIFNVVGVAYMLILLKPFVGFIDSITPGNANMINAAGQNPYIARHIANLHTMFNIINTIVFLPILGTLASICKWLIKEDEDEQEQRLKFIDDRLIDTPELAVTQAQKEVQRMSDIALDMLRMSKEAFFQRDHKLIDKIYRKEDVVDLLEKDITDFLVKLFQKSVSEKNSEVINNIFHVLHDIEKIADHAENIAKFTESIIDNKISFSEEALDEMNEIFDVTIRFSSNVLDEYNKGNLPKDIDTQDEDLIDKYKRKFKNNHMRRFNEGKCNVDAGIVYVDILNNLEKAGDHSFNIAQVIQGSE; via the coding sequence ATGGATTCTGTTAACTGGGTAGCACTTGTTTACGGACTTGTGGGAGGTTTAGGGCTGTTTTTATTCGGCATGAGAATGATGTCCGAAGGTCTGCAAAAATCAGCAGGTAACAGCTTGAGAAAAATTCTCGAAAAACTGACTACAAACCGCTTTATAGGCACTTTTGTCGGGCTGGGAATTACCGCAATAATCCAAAGCAGCTCTGCAACCACTGTTATGGTAGTTGGATTTGTCAATGCCGGTTTAATGAACATCACCCAGTCTTTGAGCATTGTACTGGGAGCTAATATAGGCACCACCGTTACAGCTCAGCTGATAGCATTTAAGATTGCCAAACTTGCACTTCCTGCAATAGGAATCGGTGTATTCCTAAGGCTTTTTACAAAGAAAAAGAAATATAACTATTATGGTGAAGTTTTAATAGGTTTTGGTCTTCTTTTTCTGGGACTCGCTACTATGAAAGACGGATTTGCCCCTTTGAGGAGCAGTGAAGAGTTCAGAAATGCTTTTATTCTTTTTTCTTCAACACCCATTCTTGCTGCGGCAGCTGGTGCTATACTGACTATGATAGTTCAAAGCAGCTCGGCCACGATAGGTATAACCATTGCTCTGGCATCTACCGGTTTAATTGATTTTTACGGAGCCAGCGCATTGGTACTGGGTGAAAATATAGGAACCACGCTCACCGCCAACATTGCAGCAATAGGAACCAATTCTGCCGCAAGGAGAGCTGCACTGGGGCACATGATTTTTAATGTAGTCGGTGTGGCCTATATGCTGATTCTTCTAAAACCTTTCGTGGGATTCATTGATTCAATAACACCGGGTAATGCAAATATGATAAATGCTGCAGGACAAAACCCTTATATAGCCAGACATATAGCCAACCTGCACACGATGTTTAATATAATCAATACAATAGTGTTTCTCCCAATTTTAGGTACACTGGCTTCCATATGCAAATGGTTAATAAAGGAAGATGAGGATGAGCAGGAACAGCGGTTGAAATTTATCGATGACCGTCTGATCGATACTCCGGAATTAGCTGTTACACAGGCGCAAAAAGAGGTTCAACGCATGTCGGATATAGCACTTGATATGCTGAGAATGTCCAAAGAGGCTTTCTTTCAAAGAGATCACAAACTTATAGATAAAATATACCGAAAAGAAGATGTTGTGGATTTACTTGAGAAAGATATCACTGATTTTCTGGTGAAACTTTTCCAGAAGTCTGTAAGTGAGAAAAACTCGGAAGTCATTAATAACATTTTTCATGTTCTGCATGATATTGAAAAAATTGCTGATCATGCAGAAAATATTGCCAAATTTACAGAAAGTATTATTGACAACAAAATATCCTTCTCCGAGGAAGCACTTGATGAGATGAATGAAATTTTTGATGTTACTATAAGATTTTCCAGTAATGTTCTGGATGAATACAATAAAGGAAACCTGCCTAAAGATATCGATACCCAGGATGAAGACCTAATTGATAAATACAAACGAAAATTCAAGAACAATCATATGAGAAGATTTAATGAGGGCAAATGTAATGTAGACGCAGGGATTGTGTACGTAGATATACTAAACAACCTGGAAAAAGCCGGCGACCACAGCTTCAATATAGCCCAGGTCATTCAGGGAAGCGAGTAA
- a CDS encoding HD domain-containing protein, with protein MSNNDKELAGIVNFFFETGIFEKIPRSGDAFLGSEQQLLSSHIFRTTVIGFSLANITGADISKVTFMCLFHDIEESRTGDLNYLHQKYVNSDDRKALEDITGSLPFGESIKSFIDEYEAQESFEAKLAKDADTLELILHIKESLDKGNKQAANWLKFAEKRLKTIAAKDILKNIKSTKYYHWWYNLSNEWQKGNKNW; from the coding sequence ATGAGTAATAACGATAAAGAACTTGCCGGTATCGTCAATTTCTTTTTTGAAACAGGTATCTTCGAGAAAATCCCAAGAAGCGGTGATGCTTTTCTGGGTTCTGAGCAGCAGCTTCTATCATCACATATATTCAGAACTACCGTAATAGGTTTTTCTCTGGCAAATATCACCGGTGCGGATATCTCCAAAGTAACTTTTATGTGCTTGTTTCATGATATTGAGGAATCCAGAACGGGTGATTTGAATTATCTTCATCAGAAATATGTCAATTCTGATGACAGAAAAGCTCTTGAGGATATTACTGGCAGCTTGCCTTTTGGTGAATCGATAAAGTCATTCATCGATGAATATGAGGCTCAGGAAAGCTTTGAAGCAAAACTGGCAAAAGATGCGGATACACTGGAATTAATACTCCATATTAAAGAATCATTGGATAAAGGTAATAAGCAGGCTGCAAACTGGCTAAAGTTTGCAGAAAAAAGGTTGAAAACTATTGCAGCGAAAGATATTCTCAAGAATATAAAAAGTACAAAATATTATCACTGGTGGTACAATCTGAGTAATGAATGGCAAAAAGGCAACAAAAACTGGTGA